One Klebsiella electrica genomic window, AGCCGCTGGCTCCCGTTTTTTTGACTCTGGCGGTGCTTAAATCATCAGGGCAAAAGTACCGGCCCAAACGATGACCATAAAAGATACGCCCATAATAAAGTATTTCACGACTCATCACTCCGCGTTCTCGGCGAAACGCCTAAATGAATTTAATCTTCATTGTTGATTCTGATCTGTCGCAGTAAAAGCTGATGATTATAACGGCCGCGGCAGGTCGAAATTCTGTGCGATAACTGCTCCAGATGGCGCTAATGTACGCCTAAAAAATGAGGGAAACAAGAGGCATTTTTTTATT contains:
- the ypdK gene encoding membrane protein YpdK — encoded protein: MKYFIMGVSFMVIVWAGTFALMI